GACGAGCAACTGATCGATTCTCTAGCAGCCAAACTGGTCGATGAGCTTGTCGTAGTCGATTTTCCCGCCACCTTTGGCCGACACCATCCATGGATTCATTACCTGCTCCTCCTCTTCCTACTGTTCTGGTTCTGcctctccctctcttttctccatcatcactctctctctttttctccatcGTTCGCTCGTTGTGTGTAAAAATCGAcggcatcttcttcttcctttctttttcttcggaGGGTATTTTGGTGTTTTCATGGATTTTATAATGACTTAAAGCTTATGTGGCATTCATCATTGACCTAtgcctaattaataaaaatatatcattgattAAGTCTAAAATAaaagaggtattcatcaatttcccccctgaacttgtaactattggccaatttcccccctcaactttaattttggccaatttcccccctcaactctcataattagtcaatttcccctctcaactttaatttggccaatttcccccctcaactctcataattagtcaatttgcaccctattgttaatttttttaatttgatcataagtaaacaagtgtgtgtaagaaactaaataagatgtatgttaatcattttcctatgtctttatcctattacaaatagattaaaatttaaaattttacaatttatcatagatagtattattagtcataataaatcagtatagagtaattttatttgattttttactatacaaaattgataacgaaaaggattgatgtgtacatatttgtatgtgaatacaattttctttataaaagtgaAAGCTAAGTTCAAGTAAATTGTGGAGAATCGAGTTTTAGTGCAAAAATGGCTagtcaattcataattttcgactccttattaagaataacacattttattgaaataggtctgatccatgagtttaggattattatttcttcttctacatgctttaaacccgattcataactttttcttatgatcaacccatatcacatactaattgtattatgtttttgtacattttaccctatattatgtaggtgagtttatgttaattttagtactttgttggaagttattagaaagattgaaagaaaaaaaaatagatggaaaattaaaaaaaataacagtagagtgcaaattgactaattattagagttgaggggggaaattggccaaattaaagttgaggggggaaattgactaattatgagagttgaggggggaaattggccaaaattaaagttgaggggggaaattggccaatgaTCACAAGTTCGGGGGgggaattgatgaatacctcaaaataaaaatatgtcaCAGATATATGGCTTAAGTAAAGTTTTTATTGACCTTGGGCTAAATTACCTCTATATATATGCCAGGAAAAACTTGCAATGCAACTATGTCATTtgattctttatttttatttatccaACACAAGTGAGAGATGAAAAGTAGCGTGTAAGAGAAAAATAAGGATGTGAAAATTAATTCCGTAAAGTTGTAAAGTaataaatatgaaaaaattaaaacacattcattTAGAACTAGATGATGACATTTCAAATTCTCTAATCTCTATTGAACAATAACAAGTCATAAAATCGAACATCCTAGATTCAAATTAACAAACACATGGATCTTAGACTTTCTCTTGGCCCAATCCATCCCCTCCCCTCATAGTAGACTATCGCCATCCCCTTACTTGTAGAATATcgttgtttaaaaataaaaattactcaCTTCCTCATTCCTCAAAGATCTGTATAATTTTTGTgacaaatattttcttttgcttaTTACCTCTTACTTGTTTAAACTCGAAATAAGGGGCAGAAAACGGAAGGATAGGAAGGAAAGCAATGCGACCATTTACTTTCAAAACACGAACACAATGCAACCATCATCACAAATAAGTCACAATAGTTGAAAAGATTGGAAAACTGAAGAAATTATGCGGCTCATCTTGCCGGGATAAACTCACAATTCACACTTTTTGCCTTTTTGGCCAAATCATAACACACACTTCGAGGGTTGAAAAATAATACAAAGAGCCAAGAAACTCTTAAGCTTCATCCACGATGCACTCAATTGCTTGCTTGCAAATTCCGGTCATTGTTGCCTCAGGGCCATAAACCTGCATTGAGAAACGACATCAGGCTGGCAGCCCGTAACTTataatctatttgtgttttacaTCACCCTTTTAATGTTCTTCAAGAGTAAGGCTTGTTAACAACTGATATCAAATGTCAAAACCAGAAAGTCCTCGCATACCTCAAGAGGAACTCCGAGTTCTTCCCCCAAagcacgcatctttgccaaacCAGTTTGATAATTTGGACCGCCCCTTCTCACAAATATATGCATTCTTGCCGCTTTTAGCTTGGATTCCTTTGATGTCGCAAAAGAGAAACAGTTTGAgcatacaaaacaaaataaaccaaCTAGGCCAATCTATCTATATGATATGAATGTCAAAATGTGGTGGTACCTTCTCCCTTAGGGCTCTAATAATTCCACTGAATGTAGCAGCTACGTCTGTGAAATTAGCTATACCACCTCCAATTATTAGAGCTCTTTTACGACCATCTGGATCAGCTGTTGCACACTGCAATATATGAGAATTTTATTGGCAGTTAGTGTATGCTACATGTAATGGTAGCCAGACGAAGCACATACAAGtggaagtgtgtgtgtgtgagcaagagagaagaaagaggttTTCGTAAGATAAGAAAAGCTTCTTACATCGACCACAACTCTTGCATATTGCAACACCTCTTCCTCATTTGGAGCTCCACTATACTCTGCATAATTTCCAAGTTCTGAAGCATAACCCAAATCTCCAACCTAATTCCCATAAATATGCCAGAATATTACAACAGGCCATGGTAGGAATTTAAAGGTTCCCAACGTTCAAAGAAACAGAGGGGAGAAATAGCAAACGGTGCACATTCAATCAGAAACGATGAATTAAAGCCAAAAATGGAGACCCAAAATTTTGAAAGGGCTGCTACAGGGACAGTATAGCTATATGGTTGCAATACATCAGGCAGTCCGGCTACTCACAGTATCAGCGTAAATAACACTTGCACCCCCTCCAGCTACCATGGTCCAGATGCGTCCTTTTGGGTTCAACACAGTGAATTTTAAGGATGCGCTTGTCtgcaatatatatttttaacttTAGTTTGAACAACTCTTAAAAAGTGCTGATCCTTAAACTAAATTGAAATTTATCATAAATTTCTTTCCGCGCAAGGAACAGTTAGGTTTTTACCTTTTCATCCAGAGAATGAATAAATGTTTCTGTAGGACTTAAGACTCTGCCGAAAGGCAGTGGAAACTCCACACTGCCCCATCTGAATAGTATTACAAATATTGTCagaaggaaaaatcaaaccaaaagtAGTTAACTAGAAACAGGTAGAACTAAAGTTTGGAAAATCTTCAAGATAAATATACTTATTGAAGTTCTTGAAGGCAGCAGTGTCATCCAGCTCCCCCCTCATATCTAATGGATAAGGTTCACCGTCAACCAAGGTAAATGGGTTCATTTCCAGGAAACTAAAATCCAAATCTGCAAAAGAAAATCAGGAATGCAAACTTCCTCAGCAACAAGAGCATGTACCTAACTAATCATTACATAGCTAATCACAGTTTTACACTGTTCTATACTTTAGGAATCCATATTGGACATTCGTACCCTGGAATACAGAAAATACGCCCTTTATGAAATCCCCAATTTTGTCTCTGACCTGTAACAGCAGAATACATTAAGCATGTGTcccaaaaccaacaaaaaagtTGAATACACAGAGCATAGTAGTAATAAAATGATGATAATCAAACGGATTCACAAGAAATATGGCCAAAAAAATTGGTTCCCTTTGCACTAACAGACTTCAATCTACAATTGCATCTTAATGTTATATTGCAAGATTCTCCAGTGGTTTGGTTTTGTATTCACACTCGAACAGTCCATGTCCATGTCGCGAGCCTAATGTATATGCTCATGTTTATTGTTATAACAACGCATTTGCTTGCGAGATCTGAAGTTCGAGCTTAACATGGAGATACGCCCAAAAGAACAGTATGATCTATGACACACACCTCCAATGGAAGAGTGGCAATCAATGGAGCACAAGCATCATTCGTCATAGGCTTCTCGGTCGGAAGAAATATAGTCTTAACCTATACAACATAAAAACCAAACACCACAGCAAATTACGACCTCAAAACCAAGCAGAAAACACCATCCTAAttccaaacactcaaaacaaacacaaattttCCTTACCTTGTCCCAGTTCTCTTCAATTTCGATCCCTCCACACTCCGAAAAGCTCACGGTTGATCCGAGCCTTTCAGACACAATCGAGAGGTAAAATTCTTGATCATGAGGCATGAATGGCTCCACTATAAACGTCGTAATCGGCGCCTTACATCCTCCCATCTCAacctttttcaaaatttacacAAAAcccatcaaacaaaaaaaatacaaaaatccaAATTCAAAAAGTCGGGTTTCCAAAAGACGATTCAAATCATACGAAATCGGATTCTATTACCTCCTTACCGAGTCGCTGCTTGACGAACTCGGCGACCTGCGCCATGTCCAAGTTCAGGGCGACGAGGCCGCTCTTCCCGCGCTTTCCGAAAAGCATGTCGGGCTTCACCACCAGCCGCGTCGATGACAGCCATGGCAGCTCGTTCGCCAACTCGGTGAAGTCCGTCGACTCGGTCACCTGAGCTGAGTTGATCTGGAGGTCGATTCCAGCGAGTCGTTTCAGGTGCTGCTTGAGCAGCCTCTTGGAGTCGTATTCTCTGATCTTCTTCCGGGCCATTGGGTCGGATTTTCTCGGATCACGCTGGCGTCACCGGAGGCGAACAATCGGGTCGGGTCTGCTATGGTGCGGTGGAGTGGAGTGGCAAATGACGTTTTGTTGGGAACGGGAAGTGCGCAGCTGGCAGGTGCGGCTGATGAGTGTGTATAGCTGGATAAGATTGTAAAGTCACACGCGCGGAAATAGTCCTACCTATACACGCGCCCAGTGGATTGGTTAAGAATCAGATTGCTTGAAGTGTGCCTGCCACTTCTCGCTACTTGCGTTATTTAGACACGGTAGTTGGCGAAAAGTAGGAAGCTTGACTGACGAGTACTTTAAGGCTGATTATGTCACACTTTTGGAAGTTTCTTAATTTGTCCAACCATTTTCTAACAACTAATTTCATGATTTTCACCAAAATTGTAAAAGTTAAGAGGAATGTTATCGGCCttttaaaaatttcattcaacGCTCGTTataagtatatttttcttttttaatataaaaaatttgaagtataaaatgaaatttttaaagTATTAATAACAATTCTCAAGCCAAAATCTATTTCTAACTATTGATGCATGtgaatttgattataaaatttatattgAAAGTCAAAAATTACAAGCTTAGATTGGTGGTTGAGTGCAGAATGCTCCTTTTTCATTAATGTAGTAGGTTAGTAGCACTCTATTCTCCTTTTCACAATTAGAAACTGTATTTGTCGCtatagtgatattcctctttacttgaaAGTGAAAGTCTTAAGTTTAATTTTcatcaaaggcgaatttgaatcacattattgctagcccattgtgaggctaagcacgCCACATCCTCTTTAGTGTAAatgatatcgtttgttaaaaaaaaagtatttgtcaATAAGAAGATGTCTTATTGTTGAATCTCATAAtcgaacaattttttttaaaataataattaaaaagtgAACTTGAGCATGAGTAAAAATTCAATACCATATTTGCTAAGATATTGGACTACTTGAAtagaattaattttttaacagtCGTGCATTGTTGGaggtaaaaaaaacaaaaaaaaaaaaaaagcatgaaCAGCATCACCTTATTTAATACGCGCTGAGTTATAGCTGATCAAAGCCAAGCCCAACCCGAAAATAAACGGGCCTGAAATCTTGAACAGGTGTGAAGCCCAAATTATTGGGCGTCAACAGTAAAAACTCATGTTTTCTTCCTCTCGGACGGTTTTCGTCGCCGAATCTCCATTGCAGTCTCAGTCTCTCGCATATCACGGTTAGCTCTTCAAACTCTCCGTGTTTCAACTTCTGGTAAGTTCTTCAGATCACGCTTTCGATTCGGTTCAATTGCTAGAATTTTTTGTTTCCACCGTCCCCCTCCCCATTTCTCAAACTTCAATTGCTATTTTGTTGGGTTAGTTCATTGATTCAATCCCACTTGAATTTTCTTTCTGTCGCTggaattttagggtttctgtGATCTGGTGCATTTTTACATCTGCGTGTGTTTgctttgttttttgtgtgggtgATTGTTGGTCAGGGATTAAGAATAGTGTACTAAATTACTTTGATTTTGATCTGAATCATCAGGCTTTTCttgaatatatatgtgtgtgtattgtttatacatacatacatatatatatatatatatatatatatatatcttgaaCCATTGAGTATTTAGCTGTAATTGGGATTTCGGATTGATCTTCGTCTTACTTATAGCATATTGATTGAAATGTATATTCTTTTTCCATTTAACATTTCAATGTTTTTTGTGCATTTGTGTCTAGGAAGGAAAGAAATGTGATGGGTTTGtgttgtaattaattaattttattgtgTAGGTATTCATAGCCGAGACATGGATAAGGAGACCCCCAATATAAAGAAGTGGATTGTTCTTTATCCGGTTTATATTAACTCGAAGAAAACTGTGGCTGAAGGGAGGCGAATCAGTGTCGCGAAAGCATGCGAGGGTCCTACTTGTGCTGAGATTGGTGATTGCTGCAGCTATTTTAAACTCCCATTTGCAATCGAGGTTTGTTTTGCTACATTTGCATCATCTGTGTCATAAGGTTTGTGCATGTTTAGTTGCAGTAATGGGTGTGATTTGTACTAATATATGCAGCATGTTTGATTGTTGTAGATAGATAAGGCTTATCCACGTGATTTCATGCAAATTGGGAGAGTGAGGGTCTTGCTCAAAAAGGAAGATGGAACTCCATATAATCCAGACATTACTTCCAGTAAGTATTGCTCTATTACTATTCCACTTACCCTTAATTTTATGACATTGTCAGAAGTCATTTAGTATTGGTTTACGGTGAAACATCAAAAGTAATGTATCAGTTAATGCAAGATTTCGGGATGGGACATTAAACAGCGGCCTTTAATTTTGTTGGACTAGCCCATTTATCGTAGGGAGATTCTCAATTATTGCTCTTTGTAATCCTTGGTATTGAGATAAAACTTACCGTGTTAGCAAAGGTATCCTGTCAAATTATTCTCTCTATATGGCTAAGCAAAAGCTATTGTGATATTTGGCAGTTTCTAGCTGTTTTTCTCTTTCTCGACAAAATTTTCTAGAGTCCCTCAACTTTACTCTCACCTTATATCATAGGCTCCTATTCTGTGACTCAAGCTGTGGGTTGGGTTGGGTAACTGGGAATGAATAAGACATAGGGTATAGAGATCCTTGTTTTGTAACAGTGGGGCATATGCACTCTTCGTCATTCTCATCTTTGAACCACGGATGTTTAACATTATCAATCTTTACGAAGATTGTTCAAGCCAGAATGTCTTGCCAAATGGACTTTGTTTTAGTAGTTTTTTCAGTGTGTTTGGAAGCAATTCCTTTGTCTGGTTGTCTCATTAATCCTATGAAGGGCGTCGCCACATTCTACAACTCAACTGTTTGCGTTATTTagttaaacataaaatgatgaTTTATCCTTGTTTTTCGTGTGCCTTTTGATTAATACATGTATgtattaattttggtttttattttgacTAAATTGCAGGGAAACAGCTGATGCTGAAAGTTGCGGAGATGGTTCCTCGGCATCCCGGtaggactaagaagcaggagtCCGCTGCATCCGCGTCAAGTGCTGGACCTGCCAAATCTGGGAAAcatggaaagaaaaagagataGCTCCGCTGCTGCAGTCTCACAAATCGTCATACTTTTTCTTTGGCATTGAACTCTACCAGAAACCTTACGCTCCTGTTGAATAGGGTCCTAGTTTTCATTCAGTCGAAACTCATTGTCAGCTTAGACATTTCTTGTTGTACACcttattttaagtttgcaaaTGCATACACAGCACAACATCGACCATCATGTTTGACGATGATTTATTTGGTTTGGTTCGAACATTTTCCTTTCGGAAAGTTGGAGATCATTTTTCGTGTCCGTTTGGATTcatggaaacaaaaaccaaacgaAGTGACTCGACTGCCAAATCTGTTGCGAATGATGTCTCATTCTCCGTCCAGATAGAAACGGAGGTTTCTCTGTGCGGTATCCATGGTGAACCGGTTAGTAAAAGTCCGTAGTGCCGGATTCTTCAAGGTTCTGCTAAACGCCCCTTCGATTGGAGAAGAGTCTTTCATTTCATTGATATGCAAAGAACCCTAACTCTAGAGGCTCATAACTTTAGGATTTGGCACTCTTACATCCGATGTCTAAGTTCGAATCTTCTCCCCCTATTACTTTGCATCACTCTTACACTCGATGCCCGGGTTCGGTTCTTGTTCTCCAATATCGCttgtatataaataaaaaaaaagcataaacTCTAAAATACCGTCACCACATAACGAGGTTAAAAATAGGGGAATTACACAAGGAACTCTAGTTTTTCAATCTGATTTCTTAAGAAACAA
The nucleotide sequence above comes from Malus sylvestris chromosome 16, drMalSylv7.2, whole genome shotgun sequence. Encoded proteins:
- the LOC126608628 gene encoding ATP-citrate synthase alpha chain protein 2 — its product is MARKKIREYDSKRLLKQHLKRLAGIDLQINSAQVTESTDFTELANELPWLSSTRLVVKPDMLFGKRGKSGLVALNLDMAQVAEFVKQRLGKEVEMGGCKAPITTFIVEPFMPHDQEFYLSIVSERLGSTVSFSECGGIEIEENWDKVKTIFLPTEKPMTNDACAPLIATLPLEVRDKIGDFIKGVFSVFQDLDFSFLEMNPFTLVDGEPYPLDMRGELDDTAAFKNFNKWGSVEFPLPFGRVLSPTETFIHSLDEKTSASLKFTVLNPKGRIWTMVAGGGASVIYADTVGDLGYASELGNYAEYSGAPNEEEVLQYARVVVDCATADPDGRKRALIIGGGIANFTDVAATFSGIIRALREKESKLKAARMHIFVRRGGPNYQTGLAKMRALGEELGVPLEVYGPEATMTGICKQAIECIVDEA
- the LOC126608635 gene encoding signal recognition particle 19 kDa protein-like gives rise to the protein MDKETPNIKKWIVLYPVYINSKKTVAEGRRISVAKACEGPTCAEIGDCCSYFKLPFAIEIDKAYPRDFMQIGRVRVLLKKEDGTPYNPDITSRKQLMLKVAEMVPRHPGRTKKQESAASASSAGPAKSGKHGKKKR